Below is a window of Chloroflexota bacterium DNA.
GCGTTGCGGAATATTTTAAGGGCTTGCCAGAAGAGGTTCTCCCTAGACTCTTCCAGTTTTATCTTGCACGGGAAGATAGCTAGTTGTATACTACTGGATAGGGGAAGAGAGACCTGGATAGTCTGTAGGTAGCGATGCGTACCTTCAACTTGACTGTTGGTTTGATCTCGTCACTCATTGGGGTGGCTATGATTGTCGCCGTCCTTCATTATCAGCAACACTGGGGGCTGGCGCTTGGCTTTGTTTTGGCCGCAGTCTTTCTCGTCAACGGGCTGGTACGCCTGTGGAATGTCCGGCGGATGAGTCGGACGGATGAAGAGACGAAACGAGGGCGCTTGTAAGGGTACGTTAAGGGCAAGGAGCGAGAGACGATGGCTCAAGGGCAAAAGGATAGAAACCTTTTGCCTTTTATGGTTTGGGCTGGGACTATCCTCAGTAGGGGGGAGGATGAACGATGAAGGTACGTAGGGTTCTCGTGCCAGTCAGCGGAAATAGGATCGATGCTGAAGTAGTGCGCACGGCCTGCAACATGGCTAAGAATAATAAAGCTCATGTTTATGTGATCTATGTGATTGAGGTGAACCGGGCACTACCCCTTGACGCCGAGATCGAGCCGGAGAGTCAAAAGGGAGAACAACTTCTGGATCAGGCTATGCAGATCGCTGAGGAGGCAGACTTCGACGATATAGACACAGAGCTTCTCCAGTCTCGTGACGTCGGTTCGGCGATAGTGGACGAAGCAGCGGAGAGGAGTGCTGACATCATCATCATGGGCATCCCTTATAAGAAACGCTTTGGTGAGTTCAGTATTGGCCGAACGGCGAACTACGTTTTGAAAAACGCTCCTTGCTATGTTTGGGTCCTGAGAGAACAGATCAGTGAGTTGGAATAGATGGTCCACCGAAGCCGACCTTTGTTTATCCAGGTTTGTTTATCCAGGACTGTCTCGGGTTAAAGGAGGGATAAAGTGCGTATAATTATACTTGGTTGTGGAAGGGTTGGCGCCAGGCTGGCTGCCATGTTGGACAGTGAAGGACACGACGTGACCATCATTGATATGAATAGCGAGGCCTTCCGCCGCTTAGGACCAGGCTTCGCAGGCAAAGCTATCGTCGGCATCGGCATCGATGAGGATGTGCTCAAGCGGGCTGGCATCGAACACGCTGATGCCTTCGTGGCGGTCACCAATGGCGATAATACAAATATTATGGCCTCTCAGATGGCCAGCCTGATCTTCAAGGTGCCGAAGGTGGTCACGCGCATCTATGATCCCATTCGCGAGGACACTTATCACACACTCGGATTGGAAACAGTCTGTCCTACAACTATCGGCGCCAACGCTTTTAGGGAAGCCATCCTGAGTTCCTCTCAGCAACAACAGGGGATGAATGGTTAGATGCAGTCGCGTTTAAGGAGGTCACCTTGTATATCATAATCGGTGGAGGGGGAAAGGTAGGTTATTACCTGGCTAAGGCCCTGATAAATGAGGGTCATGAGGTACTGGTGATTGAAAAGAATAAGAGGAAGTGTGATTGGATCGCTGATGATTTAGGCAGTGTTGTGTTACAGGGTGACGCCTGTGAGGCACGGACCCTGGCCGAGGCAGGCACGAACCGAGCCGATGTCGTTGTCGCCGTCACCGGTGATGATGAGGATAACCTAGTGATTTGCCAGATGGCCAAGAAGAAATTCAATGCGCCGCGGGCAATCGCTAGAATCAATAATCCCAAGAACGAGCAGATCTTCAAGATTCTCGGCATCGATGCCACGGTCAGTAGCACAGAATTGATCAGGTCTCAAATTCAGGAGGAGATACCCCGGCCGTCCCTACTTCATTGCCTGAAGCTACGACACGCCGATCTGGAAGTTGTAGAGGCCACCGTGTCGCCCCATTCCCTCTCTGTCGGTAAGTCTCTGCGTGAATTGAGGTTATCCCAGGATTTCGTGGTTCCCTTACTTATCAGAGATGGTCAGCTAATTTTCCCCACGGGGCAGACAATCCTTCAGGCCGGAGACGAGGTCATCGTCTTCACCAAGACGGGAGGGGAGGGACTCATCCGGCGTTTACTAACAGAGGGGACGTAGAGTTAGCGGGATACAGAAGTCAATTGCTAGCCATCTCCCATTCAGGGATGAATTTTTGCCACTCAACATTGAGCTGCAGGTAAGGACGCAAGACGTAGTAAACTGATGCCCGGGGCTGATAGGGCAGGCGCAGGAGGCGCATCCTGGCCTCCTCCAACGTCTTTGAGCCCTTACGATGGTTACAGAACTTGCAGGCGCTGACCAGGTTCTCCCAAACGTGCTTGCCACCCCGATTGCGGGGGACGACGTGGTCGAGGGTTAGATCCCTGGTCTTTGTTCCACAATATTGACAGGTATAGTTATCCCGCAGGAAAACCTCCCGGCGGGATAGTTTTACCTTAGGTCGCGGTCGTTTAATCATATAGACCAACCTGATCACCGAAGGACGGGGGAACTCTCGCGAGGGCGTACGCAGCACGCCCAAGCCATGCTCAAGAACCTCCGCCTTGCCCCGGTTGATCAGGACGATCGCTCGCCTTGTGTTACAAATATTGAGGGGCTCATAATTTTGGTTGAGAACCAGAACCGATGAACCTATTTCACTGAACCCTATGGACATAGCAG
It encodes the following:
- a CDS encoding universal stress protein, with product MKVRRVLVPVSGNRIDAEVVRTACNMAKNNKAHVYVIYVIEVNRALPLDAEIEPESQKGEQLLDQAMQIAEEADFDDIDTELLQSRDVGSAIVDEAAERSADIIIMGIPYKKRFGEFSIGRTANYVLKNAPCYVWVLREQISELE
- a CDS encoding NAD-binding protein, producing the protein MRIIILGCGRVGARLAAMLDSEGHDVTIIDMNSEAFRRLGPGFAGKAIVGIGIDEDVLKRAGIEHADAFVAVTNGDNTNIMASQMASLIFKVPKVVTRIYDPIREDTYHTLGLETVCPTTIGANAFREAILSSSQQQQGMNG
- a CDS encoding TrkA family potassium uptake protein: MYIIIGGGGKVGYYLAKALINEGHEVLVIEKNKRKCDWIADDLGSVVLQGDACEARTLAEAGTNRADVVVAVTGDDEDNLVICQMAKKKFNAPRAIARINNPKNEQIFKILGIDATVSSTELIRSQIQEEIPRPSLLHCLKLRHADLEVVEATVSPHSLSVGKSLRELRLSQDFVVPLLIRDGQLIFPTGQTILQAGDEVIVFTKTGGEGLIRRLLTEGT
- a CDS encoding HNH endonuclease, with protein sequence MSIGFSEIGSSVLVLNQNYEPLNICNTRRAIVLINRGKAEVLEHGLGVLRTPSREFPRPSVIRLVYMIKRPRPKVKLSRREVFLRDNYTCQYCGTKTRDLTLDHVVPRNRGGKHVWENLVSACKFCNHRKGSKTLEEARMRLLRLPYQPRASVYYVLRPYLQLNVEWQKFIPEWEMASN